The Bacillus sp. Y1 genome has a window encoding:
- a CDS encoding MMPL family transporter codes for MKSILKVITDRVSTRKGTWVTLGVWVIVTVLLAILAPSAKDYESSNITSLPSDAKSVIAQNKLDQYFKDNDGTPAILVFQSSDDKIVNVSELESFIKEVQKVEGVKEIVPITTLPPQATESFFSEDKSTVILPVTFEADFEAKEMRASQEKMMEITEESTDLTLKITGPAGIAVDALDLFSRADVVLLLSTVGLILVLLIVIYRSPLLALIPLLAAAFVYEVVNQVLGLMGKAGLLINNQTFSIMTILLFAAVIDYSLFVFSRYREELKTYDSKHEAMKEAMRETGLPVFFSGGTVLAAMLVLFFAEFGDYRNFAPIFATAMLIIMLASVTLVPALFTLFGRKSFWPKIPRVGEESVKANSFWSKIGRIVVKKPVVSTVAIGIILVISALNMFNLKYEFDTMKSFPEDMPSRIGYEILEEKFEKGDLAPTTVLLEASEQVTMEQQDVIMKELKKQPLVSSVRPSGVTEDQKVVQFTLTYTESPYDSETMDALEKTRDNSKQIVKDAGLEGELYFAGETANRIDDRATNNRDLIVIVLLESILIFAMLIVMTKSFKLPLYMMGTILLSFLAAVGLGMFLTNLFFDIDTVSNRVPLYSFVFLVALGIDYNIILISRFMEERKIHPVKKAVEIAVANTGGVISSAGIILAATFAVLMTQPIQLLFVFGFIVAVGILLDTFLIRGILLPALLVLFEKDSSMQKGQQ; via the coding sequence ATGAAATCAATTCTCAAGGTAATTACTGACCGAGTTTCCACCAGAAAAGGAACATGGGTTACATTAGGTGTTTGGGTCATAGTAACAGTCCTTCTTGCCATACTTGCACCGAGTGCGAAAGATTACGAATCATCCAATATTACTTCATTACCTAGTGATGCAAAGTCAGTTATTGCTCAAAATAAACTTGATCAATATTTTAAAGACAATGACGGAACTCCGGCGATTCTCGTTTTTCAATCAAGCGACGACAAGATAGTGAATGTATCTGAATTAGAGTCATTTATCAAAGAGGTTCAAAAGGTAGAGGGAGTTAAGGAAATTGTTCCAATAACTACTTTGCCACCACAAGCCACAGAAAGCTTCTTTTCCGAAGATAAGAGTACAGTCATCCTGCCGGTTACTTTTGAGGCTGACTTTGAAGCGAAAGAAATGAGGGCCTCTCAAGAAAAGATGATGGAGATTACTGAGGAATCTACGGATTTGACGTTAAAGATAACCGGACCAGCTGGTATTGCTGTAGACGCTCTTGATTTGTTCTCGCGAGCAGATGTTGTGCTCCTTTTATCAACTGTTGGCCTTATCCTTGTATTGTTAATAGTAATCTACCGTTCACCTCTACTTGCTTTAATCCCACTTCTTGCTGCCGCATTTGTCTATGAAGTGGTGAATCAAGTGCTTGGTCTAATGGGGAAAGCGGGTTTACTTATTAACAACCAAACATTTTCAATCATGACGATTTTATTATTTGCAGCAGTCATTGATTATTCATTATTTGTCTTTTCTCGCTATCGAGAGGAATTGAAAACGTATGATAGTAAGCATGAAGCCATGAAAGAAGCAATGAGGGAGACGGGATTACCAGTTTTCTTCTCTGGTGGTACAGTCCTTGCCGCAATGTTGGTATTATTCTTCGCAGAATTTGGGGATTACCGAAATTTTGCACCTATTTTTGCAACGGCAATGCTTATTATTATGTTAGCTTCGGTCACATTAGTTCCTGCCCTTTTTACACTATTCGGAAGAAAATCGTTCTGGCCTAAGATTCCTAGAGTTGGGGAGGAATCAGTTAAAGCAAATTCTTTCTGGAGTAAAATTGGTCGAATTGTAGTAAAGAAGCCAGTTGTTTCAACTGTAGCAATTGGGATTATCTTGGTAATTTCGGCATTAAATATGTTCAATCTGAAGTACGAGTTTGATACAATGAAGTCCTTTCCTGAGGATATGCCATCTAGGATCGGGTATGAAATATTAGAAGAGAAGTTTGAAAAGGGAGATTTAGCTCCAACAACTGTCTTGTTAGAAGCTTCTGAGCAAGTGACGATGGAGCAACAGGACGTAATCATGAAAGAGCTGAAGAAACAACCCCTTGTTAGCAGTGTTCGTCCAAGTGGTGTAACAGAAGACCAAAAAGTAGTTCAATTTACGCTTACTTATACAGAAAGTCCATACGATAGTGAAACGATGGATGCGTTGGAAAAAACGAGAGACAATTCGAAGCAAATTGTAAAGGATGCAGGTCTTGAGGGTGAGCTTTACTTTGCTGGCGAAACAGCCAACCGAATTGACGATCGTGCAACGAATAACAGAGATCTCATCGTAATTGTTCTATTAGAGTCTATTCTCATCTTTGCTATGCTTATTGTAATGACAAAGTCGTTCAAGCTACCTTTATATATGATGGGGACCATTTTATTATCGTTCCTGGCAGCTGTTGGGTTAGGGATGTTCCTGACAAACCTATTTTTTGATATTGATACAGTTAGTAACCGCGTCCCACTTTACTCCTTCGTCTTTTTAGTGGCGTTAGGAATTGATTATAATATCATTCTTATTTCAAGGTTTATGGAAGAAAGAAAAATTCACCCTGTTAAGAAAGCAGTTGAAATTGCTGTAGCCAATACGGGCGGTGTTATTTCTTCAGCAGGAATCATTCTAGCTGCTACCTTTGCCGTGTTAATGACTCAACCGATTCAACTATTATTTGTATTTGGCTTTATTGTTGCGGTCGGGATTTTATTAGACACCTTCTTAATTCGAGGGATTTTATTACCCGCATTACTTGTTTTGTTTGAAAAAGATTCGTCTATGCAAAAAGGTCAGCAATAA